One Chloroflexota bacterium genomic window, CCAGGCGGCAAGCCGGTTCGCTACCGAATGACTGCAAAGGCTAAGGAAGTAACTGAATAATCTCGCATAGATTCTAGATCCTGTGCCCAAGCCAACAAGTAGCTCTTCACTTGAACTCTCTTGCCCTTGACCCGCTCCGGCTTGCTCCGTATGGTGTAGCCGCGCACAGCGCCGCAAGTCTTTCTCCCGAAGAGTCATGCCATAGGAGCGTGGTGTGCCCCAGTTCGCTGTTGCGATGTCCAAGCAGGTTCTCGGCGCGCTACGAGACCTGGCGCCCATCTTTGCCGTCATCGCCTTCTTCCAGGTTGTTGTCCTCCAACAGCCCTTTCCGGACCTGATCAACGTGCTCGTCGGGCTCGTGTTCGTGGTGCTGGGCCTTGCCTTGTTCATCCAGGGGCTGGAGAGCGGCCTCTTCCCGCTTGGCGAGGCGCTGGCGCAGGGCATGGCGCGCAAGGGCAGCGTCACCGCGCTGCTGACGCTGGCCTTCTGCCTCGGTTTCGGCACGACGGTCGCGGAGCCCGCCCTCATCGCCGTCGCGGCTGAGGCCTCCGACGTGGCGGCCGAGGCGGGCTTCATCCGAGCCAGCCAGGCCGCGAGGGACACCTACGCCCTCGAACTGCGGCTGGTGGTCGCGTTCTCCGTCGGTTTGGCCATCGTCCTCGGCGTGTTG contains:
- a CDS encoding DUF1538 domain-containing protein, whose product is MSKQVLGALRDLAPIFAVIAFFQVVVLQQPFPDLINVLVGLVFVVLGLALFIQGLESGLFPLGEALAQGMARKGSVTALLTLAFCLGFGTTVAEPALIAVAAEASDVAAEAGFIRASQAARDTYALELRLVVAFSVGLAIVLGVLRIVKGWPIHRFIIGGYVLVMLMTIFAPEEIVGVAYDSGGVTTSTITVPLITALGVGLATTIRGRNPMLDGFGLIAFASLTPMICVLGYGMVT